In one Sciurus carolinensis unplaced genomic scaffold, mSciCar1.2, whole genome shotgun sequence genomic region, the following are encoded:
- the LOC124975708 gene encoding ral guanine nucleotide dissociation stimulator-like, translating to MNQLVPVFFGRNPDWGSTFRSIYSGFITSQQVLELLFPSAVPINPGTWMEQYSEAFHQPPGLMILQLLLPYLQLYMGGLNLERQAHHLLAQLEDGKSSEAQPEFQEAQATGSLPMPTPGLEPHQGAALVASDGAAPSPEAELKSSSPKVSAPSSTVPLYNQR from the exons ATGAACCAGCTGGTGCCTGTCTTTTTTGGTAGGAACCCCGACTGGGGCAGCACCTTCAGGTCTATTTACTCAGGTTTCATCACCAGCCAGCAGGTGCTGGAGCTGCTCTTCCCAAG TGCCGTGCCCATCAACCCGGGTACCTGGATGGAGCAGTACAGCGAGGCTTTCCATCAGCCTCCAGGCCTCATGattctccagctgctgctgccttACCTTCAACTGTACATGGGTGGCTTGAATCTGGAGCGCCAAGCACACCACCTGCTGGCacagctggaggatggcaagtccagTGAGGCACAGCCTGAGttccaggaggcccagg ctACAGGCTCACTTCCAATGCCCACCCCAGGGCTAGAGCCTCATCAAGGAGCTGCTCTGGTGGCCAGTGATGGAGCAGCACCATCGCCAGAGGCAGAGCTCAAGTCCAGTTCCCCCAAGGTCTCTGCTCCTAGCTCCACAGTACCTCTGTACAACCAGCGA